CGTCGCCGCCACGCTTTCCGGCCTGGTCCAGCTCCGCGATCTCCACGTGGCGCTGGGAGCAGACGGACACGTACTCTCCGATGGCCATGCTGCAGGCCCCGGCCAGTAGTCCCGCGAACCCGGACACGACCATGGCCCGCGCCTCGGGCTTGACGGCGCTGACGCCGAGCATGAGAGAGGCCGTGGAGACCAGCCCGTCGTTGGCGCCCAGCACCGCCGCGCGCAGCCAGTTGGCGCGCCCCGCGAAGTCGATGGATGACTCGGAGACGGAGTCGTCGACGCCGCCGCACACCACGGCCGGGTTCTCAGCGTCCGCCACGGCGGCCAGCTTGGTGTTGTTCACGGCCATGGCGACTGGGAGCTAGTGAGATGGATGGAGACGGCAGTAGTGGTATTGTGCAGTGGCAGGCAGCAGTAGTGTGGAGGACACACGCTGCCCTGTCGTGTTTTTATAGTTAACTTGAGGAGGCACGAGGGTTGTGTGCGGGCAtgccggtcttcttctttttctcccccGGTGTTGGGATTTCCAGCTTTCATGCCGCCATGGCTAGTGCGTACATGCAGCCACATCTTCTTTTTCCTCCGGTATTGCGCGCCCGTGGCCACCACGAGCACACACTAAGTTAATCGGTCTATCGTGCTTGCTGAGTGTACATCATACCAAATGAGTCTACAACGACAAGCTAGGAGAATTAGGTCGCTTGCTCCTACGCACAACAGAAGCTATTATTAGATCATCCGGTCCAATTCTTCAAACACTTGAAACGAGTGTTTGCCTATTTCATGCTGAATACCATAGCTCTTACTTTTATTGTTAATGTTATTACGGAGAGGTAGGGTATAGCTATTCCTGTTTGCAAATATGTGTCACCACTCACTACTTGTTCTACAGTACGTTCGTGTTCAATGAAAGGGTGATGATGTTGACTAATACTGCCAAACTGAACGCCATGTATAGCATGCTGACGAATGCTGCAGAACTTGCATGCCGACAAACTTCGAGGTTCACATCACTGACAAAAGAAAAGCTACAAACCTTAGTTAGATTCGACGCGTTGCAATTGATCATTTCTATTTTTGTACGTGTGGAAGAAATTGCAATCGACGTATCTGAGCTCTGTATAGTACTTCCTAAGTTTTTCTTTTTGAAACACGGTCAGGGCCTGATTCATTAAAAAATGTCGAAAAGAGTTGCCcagttaattaacggaaaaccggACGAAAACCGTCACAACACGTCCGCAAAAACAAGGCACACAGGACGACCTGGCAACCCACACAAGAACGCATATAGTATTCCCTAAGTAAAAACTAAAGAGATATAAGAGCGTTTTAGATCACTATTTCTTTACAGATGGAGAGGGAGTAAGTGTTTTTCTTCAGTAAATTAAAGCTAACCTGCCATTACGTAGCCGATCTCCTTGTCAAGATGGAACCGTGTCATCTCAGGCTCCGGGCAGGGGGCTACCTTCGGAAGTGGAATTGCACCATGCAGCTAACAAAGGAAAAAGAGAAATTAGCAAGCACCTATATGTGTGATCGGTTGGAATGGCGTCTGTCTAGCTAAGCTAGCTAGCCATTAACCGCGACGTCGTTGCTCGCCAACGAATCCACTCATTGGATCGTGAATCACCGAGCTAAAAATATCTAGGATATACTTCGCATTTCAGTTCATAAAAAAACAAGTATACATTGAGGTGTCTGCATCTTCAACCACAGACGAAGACAGTTTATATTTATTATCTTTCGGAAAGGGGAGAGCAAAGGGATGGCAAGTGCATGCATGTCCATCTCGTGGTAATCATTTTCGTTCCAATTTATCCagacaaaagaagaagaaagagaataaattgcttttggaggccgagctccatgcaTGGAGGCCTTCAAATGCAAAATTCAAAATCcatgaaaattcatatttttacattttaagaaattctaaaaaaatataGACATACATGAAGGCATAAATAAGGTACAAGTGTGTAAATTTTCTGGACGAAATACGTTGAAATGAAGGCTGCGCAAAATAAATAAATTGGGGGCTTTTTTGTCAAaagatcagatctattataaagattcatcgaaagtacaaaacacctcaaacataataaaaattacatcgaggtccaTGGACCACCGAACGACCATTCCCGCTGCCAGAACGAGCCGTCGATGCACCACTCCCATACCGGAGCCGGCCtaaccttgtcgatgacagccggtaagtcttcgtgcatgtgcccctaaggaccaCCACCTCAGAGCCACAGTCGTCGCCGTTGAATTGATCTGAGGTATTTGACATCAAATATTGTCGTTGCGTACGCACGGCGAGAAACACTAACCTCGCCGCCCCGAGGAGCTGGCAGAAATCTATTCAGGAGCTCCTTCTAATCATTCCAAGTGGACGAACTTGAGGAGAATCCAAAGAAGAAGCACCGTCATCCGTCTAAACACCGCCCTGCGAGAATTAAAACCCTACCTATCTACTAGCCGGAGACGAGGCACCAGAAATCCCCTCCCTGCCATCGGCCTTCGGATCGGCAGGTggaggggaggcgaatccacgaTCTCGCCGGAGAGACTCAGGGGAGGAAGGTGTTGGGAaacgcagtatttcaaattttttacctacgatcacgcaagatctatctatgtgatgcatagcaacgagcgggagagtgtgtccacgtaccctcgtagaccgaaaacggaagcattaagtaacgcggttgatctagtcgaacgtcttcgcgagccaaccgatcaagtaccgaacgcacggcacctccgcgatctgcacacgttcagctcggtgacgtccctcgaactcttgatccaactgaggccgagggagagtttcgtcagtacgacggcgtgatgacagtgatgatgaagttaccgacgcagggcttcgcctaagcactacaacaatatgactgaggtggaaatatgtggaggggcatcgcacacggctaaacaatcaacttgtgtgtccctggggtgcccccctgcccctgtatataaaggagcaagggggaggccggccggccctcatagggcgcgcccaag
This region of Triticum aestivum cultivar Chinese Spring chromosome 2D, IWGSC CS RefSeq v2.1, whole genome shotgun sequence genomic DNA includes:
- the LOC123049901 gene encoding vacuolar iron transporter homolog 5; this translates as MAVNNTKLAAVADAENPAVVCGGVDDSVSESSIDFAGRANWLRAAVLGANDGLVSTASLMLGVSAVKPEARAMVVSGFAGLLAGACSMAIGEYVSVCSQRHVEIAELDQAGKRGGDEEKALPSPAQAAAASALAFSVGALLPLLAAGFIEGYNLRVAVVVVVATLALAAFGCMGAVLGRAPVARSCARVVVGGLAAMAVTFGFMRLFRASGV